A genomic region of Eucalyptus grandis isolate ANBG69807.140 chromosome 5, ASM1654582v1, whole genome shotgun sequence contains the following coding sequences:
- the LOC108959541 gene encoding TMV resistance protein N → MASSSKPKSNYEVFLSFRGTDLRNTFLGHLYKALYHNGIYTFVDSEELRKGDQTLPALMKAIEESCIAIIVFSKDYASSQWCMEEVMKIMECKKQKDLTVLPVFYKVDPREVRRGNKSYGKALAKHESKFGKDSEKVKRWKKALFDAGSLSGWHFNDGDESELIERIVKEISTLLDRTPLHVAKCPVGIDSKVVKLKSMLNLESNDGVLMMGLWGRAGIGKTSLAKAIYNDIFRQFEGSTFLANVQETSKNCRDLVALQEKLLSEILSQKQRLVVSNVDAGTHLVRDRLCRKKVLLILDDVDDLRQLNALAGEGKWFGIGSRIMITTRDKHLLTCHGIDQDHVYEVKTLEDSEARELLSKHAFGTHQKLKIKADLVDSVLNHVGGLPLAIEVLGSFLCGRREHEWKSTLKKLSRNPNKTINNVLKISYDGLEDNEKEIFLHIACFFKGCDSDYIKKVIDSCDFEIDIGLEILIERSLISIEHRTVEVHGLIQLMGMDIVNQECRDDPKRRSRLWMYDDVLDVFSHDMEDCVVKAIVLEPPPSTKR, encoded by the exons ATGGCTTCTTCATCAAAACCCAAAAGTAATTATGAGGTCTTCTTAAGTTTCAGAGGCACAGACCTGCGTAACACCTTCCTTGGTCATCTCTACAAAGCTTTATACCATAACGGAATATACACTTTCGTTGATAGCGAGGAACTAAGGAAGGGAGACCAAACATTGCCGGCGCTCATGAAGGCCATTGAGGAATCGTGCATCGCAATCATTGTTTTCTCTAAGGACTACGCTTCCTCACAATGGTGCATGGAAGAGGTGATGAAGATTATGGAGTGCAAGAAGCAAAAGGACCTCACCGTGCTACCGGTGTTTTATAAAGTAGACCCAAGAGAAGTGAGACGAGGCAACAAGAGTTATGGGAAAGCTCTAGCCAAGCATGAGTCCAAATTCGGGAAGGATTCAGAAAAGGTGAAGCGATGGAAGAAAGCTCTTTTTGATGCCGGTAGCTTGTCCGGGTGGCATTTTAATGATGG AGATGAGTCAGAGCTTATAGAAAGAATCGTGAAGGAGATCTCCACTCTTCTAGACCGAACACCATTGCATGTTGCTAAGTGTCCAGTTGGGATTGATTCCAAAGTGGTTAAGCTAAAATCTATGTTAAACCTCGAGTCTAATGATGGTGTTCTTATGATGGGATTATGGGGAAGGGCAGGCATAGGGAAGACAAGCTTAGCTAAAGCCATTTATAATGACATTTTCAGACAATTTGAAGGTTCAACTTTTTTGGCAAATGTTCAAGAAACTTCAAAAAATTGCAGGGATTTAGTtgctttgcaagaaaaattattatctgagatattatcacaaaaacaaaGATTAGTAGTGTCCAATGTTGATGCCGGTACTCATCTAGTACGGGATAGACTTTGTCGCAAAAAAGTTCTCCTtatccttgatgatgtggatgacttGCGTCAATTAAATGCTTTAGCAGGAGAAGGCAAGTGGTTTGGTATTGGAAGTAGGATCATGATTACCACAAGAGATAAACACCTATTAACTTGTCACGGGATAGATCAAGATCATGTGTATGAAGTTAAAACATTGGAGGATAGTGAAGCTCGAGAGCTACTAAGTAAGCATGCTTTTGGGACAcaccaaaaactaaaaatcaaggcAGATCTAGTGGATAGTGTTTTGAATCATGTCGGAGGCCTTCCTTTAGCAATTGAGGTGCTAGGTTCCTTCTTATGTGGTAGAAGAGAACATGAATGGAAAAGTACACTAAAGAAACTTTCTAGGAATCCTAACAAAACCATTAATAATGTGCTCAAAATAAGTTATGATGGACTAGAGGATAATGAGAAAGAGATTTTTCTCCacattgcttgcttctttaaGGGGTGTGATAGTGACTATATAAAGAAAGTTATTGATAGTTGCGATTTCGAGATAGATATAGGATTAGAAATTCTCATTGAGAGGTCCTTGATAAGTATTGAGCATAGAACTGTAGAAGTCCATGGCTTGATTCAATTGATGGGCATGGATATTGTGAACCAAGAATGTCGCGATGATCCCAAGAGACGCAGCAGGCTATGGATGTATGATGATGTTCTTGACGTTTTCTCCCATGACATG